In the Populus trichocarpa isolate Nisqually-1 chromosome 1, P.trichocarpa_v4.1, whole genome shotgun sequence genome, one interval contains:
- the LOC7480405 gene encoding probable polygalacturonase At1g80170, whose product MDKLFIITLLGLLILANGVAENMVFNNFAILEELESFEIDEENDVVLFDIPSWTSERGGKVLVNVDSFGAVGDGISDDTQAFVKAWETACATPESVFLVPSEHHYLVNATRFKGPCEDRFVIQIDGTIVAPDEPKNWDPDHARQWLEFSKLNGVLFQGNGVIDGSGSKWWASSCKKNKTNPCRGAPTALTIDSSSSVKVKGLTIKNSQQMHFVISKSASVRISQVSVSAPGDSPNTDGIHITQSTNVVLQDCKIGTGDDCISIVNGSSGIKMKRIYCGPGHGVSIGSLGKDNSTGIVAKVVLDTAFISETTNGVRIKTWQGGNGYVRGVRFENVRMDNVDNPIIIDQFYCDSPASCQNKTSAVKISEIMYRNISGTTKSEKAMTFACSDSVPCSNIVLSNVNLEMEDSTVETYCNSAEGFGYGIVHPSADCLTSHDKETELSQNYILKEETEIDELEDSNSDHIVHTEL is encoded by the exons ATGGACAAATTATTCATCATTACCTTGCTTGGTTTGCTCATATTGGCTAATGGAGTTGCTGAAAACATGGTGTTTAACAACTTTGCCATTCTTGAGGAGCTTGAAAGctttgagatagatgaagaaaatgatgtGGTACTTTTCGATATCCCGTCTTGGACAAGTGAACGTGGTGGCAAGGTTCTTGTTAATGTTGATAGCTTTGGTGCTGTTGGAGATGGAATTTCTGATGACACCCAG GCCTTTGTGAAAGCTTGGGAAACTGCTTGTGCTACACCAGAATCAGTTTTCTTGGTTCCTTCCGAACACCATTATTTAGTTAATGCAACAAGATTTAAAGGCCCTTGTGAAGATAGATTTGTCATCCAG ATAGATGGAACAATTGTAGCACCTGATGAGCCTAAGAACTGGGACCCCGATCATGCTCGACAATGGCTTGAGTTCTCTAAGCTGAACGGAGTCCTCTTCCAAGGGAATGGAGTTATTGATGGTTCAGGCAGCAAATGGTGGGCGTCATCTTGCAAAAAGAACAAGACCAAT CCTTGCAGAGGAGCACCGACG GCATTAACCATTGATTCAAGCTCATCAGTGAAGGTAAAAGGTCTTACTATCAAGAACAGCCAGCAGATGCATTTTGTGATTTCCAAGTCAGCATCCGTGAGAATATCTCAAGTTAGTGTTTCAGCTCCCGGAGACAGTCCAAACACTGATGGAATCCATATTACTCAATCAACTAATGTTGTTCTCCAGGACTGCAAAATTGGAACAG GTGATGATTGCATCTCAATTGTTAACGGTAGCTCCGGTATTAAGATGAAGAGGATATATTGTGGACCTGGACATGGAGTCAG CATTGGAAGTCTTGGGAAGGACAACTCAACAGGCATAGTCGCTAAGGTGGTCCTGGATACTGCATTTATCAGTGAGACAACCAATGGCGTCAGGATTAAGACTTGGCAG GGAGGTAATGGTTATGTTCGCGGGGTACGTTTTGAAAATGTGAGGATGGACAATGTCGATAACCCCATCATTATCGACCAATTCTACTGCGATTCTCCAGCATCCTGCCAAAACAAG ACATCAGCAGTAAAAATTAGCGAGATCATGTATCGCAATATTAGTGGGACTACAAAGAGTGAAAAAGCAATGACATTTGCCTGCAGTGACTCAGTTCCTTGCAGCAACATAGTCCTGAGTAACGTCAACTTAGAGATGGAGGATAGCACAGTAGAGACCTACTGCAATTCGGCGGAAGGTTTTGGATATGGCATCGTTCACCCTTCAGCCGACTGCCTAACTTCCCATGACAAAGAGACAGAACTTTCCCAAAACTACATTCTCAAAGAGGAGACAGAAATTGATGAGCTTGAAGATTCCAACAGCGACCACATTGTTCATACTGAACTTTGA